The segment AACATATGCTGCCTCTGCTTGAGAGAAATATTCCTCTCCATGCCCATGCACACCGGGCAGATGACATCTGCACGGCAGTCAGGATTGCCAGAGAATACAATCTGAAGCTGGTGATTGTGCACTGCACAGACGGAGTTTCTGTGTTAGACTATCTGAAGCAGTTTGACTATCCGGTTATTCTGGGGCCGACCATCAATCCCAGGTCCAAGCTGGAGTGTATGGCGAAGGGGTTTGAGACAGCCGGGATTATGAGCCGGGCCGGGTTTAAGGTCTGCATAACAGCAGATCACGATGTGACTCCTGTCTATTATCTTCCAGTCTATGCAGCCCAGGCCGTGCGAGCCGGTATGGACGAGACAGAGGGACTGAAGGCCATCACGAAAAATCCGGCGGAGGTTCTGGGAATCGGGGAGAGAAAGGGCGAAATAAAGCCTGGAAAGGATGCAGATCTGGTTATCTGGTCCGGAAGGCCCTTTGCATTTGAGACAAAGGCCGAATCTGTCTTTATTATGGGAAAAAGAGCTGCAGGGAGCGAAGAAAGATAAAAGGCATACAGAGAGCGTGCCCCTGGACAGGGTGAGACTGTCCGGGGACACGCTTTGCGGCCGTTGTAAAAGGAGAGAGGGCAGCTCAAAGACAAAAGAAGGAAATGGGGGAACGGACGCATATGGGTTCGATGAAAACAAGGCTTCAGAATATCAGGATGCCTCACACTTATGTTATTTTGACAATGATCCTTCTTGTGGTGGTGGGACTTACCTATATCATTCCGGCGGGGGAGTATACGAGGATACTCGATCCGGCAAGCGCAAGAGAGATTGTGGAGGCCGGATCCTTTCACTATGTGGAAGGAAAGCGGCCGGGACTGTTTGGGATTTTCCTGGCCCTGCAGAGAGGGTATGTGGATGCAGCGGATATACTGTTTCTGATTATCTTTGCCTACGGCTATGTATACATGCTGATTGACAATGGGACATTAAATGCCCTGATCAATGGTCTGATTCGGATGCTGGGGAGGAGAACCTTTTTAATTATTCCTGTGGGAATGACGGCATTTGGGGTGCTCGGCTCCACCATGGGGATATTTGAGGAGGTTTACGGACTGGTTCCCGTGTTTGCCGGGATTGCGGTGGCTCTGGGATACGACGTGATTGTGGGAGGTGCCATCGTGTTTGTGGGGGTGGCCACAGGCTTTGCGGCAGCCACTCTGAATCCTTTTTCTGTGGGAATTGCCCAGAGCATTGCCGGGGTTCCGATGTTCTCCGGGCTTTTGTTCCACGCAGCAGTCTTTGTGGTGTTTCAGACTGCAGCTATCTTATACGTTATGTGGTATGCAGACAGAATTAAGAAAAATCCCGAAAAGTCGGTGCTCTGGGGGGAGAAGACAGATATCCTTCCTGCCTATGAGCGGAGGGAAGAGCCCATGACGGTGCGTCAGTGGATTTGTATTCTCATGTTTCTGGGCGCGCTTGGAATGCTGCTCTATGGAACTACACAGCTTGACTGGGGGATCAATGAGATTGCAGCCATGTTCCTGATGATGATGATTTTTACGGGAATCGTCGGGGGATATGGGGCTACGAGGATCTGCAGAACCTTTATCGAATCCACCAAGGGAATGATTTCCTCCGTGCTGGTGGTGGGATTTACCAGAGGCATCCTGCTGGTCATGCAGGATGCCAGGATTGCAGATACGGTAGTCTTCTATCTGTCACAGCTTCTGAGCGGACAGAGCCGGGTGGTTTCCTCGGTAGGGATGCTGATGATTCAGAATGTTATCAATTTTTTTATTACCGGTTCCTCCAGCCAGGCTGCAATCACGATGCCTATTATGGCTCCGGTGGCCGATCTGGTGGGAGTCAGCCGTCAGACGGCTGTTCTGGCATACATGTTCGGAGACGGATTTTCCGACATGTTCTGGCCAACGGCCTGTGCCCTGGAATGCGGACTGATGGGAATTCCGATCAGTAAGTGGTATAAATTTATGACCCCTCTGTTTGGGGGCATGATAGTGCTGCAGGTGCTGTTTATTATAATATCTGTGTATGTATTCGTCTGAGCATTCTGAAAAATCAGGACTGTTTAGCCGGCAGGATATGTTCAGACGTACTCCTGCAGTATCTCAAGGCTCAGCCTGTAGGAAGCCTGTTCTCCTTTTTTGAGGATGCGAAGGTGATTCTTGTGAAGAAACTCGTCATCCTCGTCTGAGCAGGCAGAGGAGCCGTTCCAGGGCTCGATGCAGATATATTCAGCTTCCGGCACCGGCTTGGTCCAGAATGCTACGGTGGCAAAATCCTCAAAGTGAGCATGGATGCCGCGGCCTGATCGCGGATTTATGATGGACACCTCGTGGCTGTCAGGCCGGTCAAACCAGAGTGCATCCTCAGAAAACAGGGAATGACTCAGGGAAATATCTGTCCCACTTCCGGGGAAGGGGTGCTCGGAGTTTTTGTCAAACTGGAGCTTTTCAAGGTCATAAGCTCTGTATCCACGAAGCTGGGGCCTTCCAAAGCGGATGACATAGTCATCAAAGGACTCGCCTGCAAAGAGCGGACATCGGATGGCAGGGTGAAGTCCGTAGCAGAAGGGAAGTTCCCGGTCTGCCGGATTTCTGATTTCAGTGAAAAAGGTGAGAGTCTTTCCGTCCAGGGAGTAGGTGATGGAAAACTCGAAGGCAAAGGGAAACGAGTCCTCCGGGAAGTCTGAATCAGACATGCCCAGCGTGACGGAGGATTCTGTGCGGTTTAAAAGATGAAACTGAGTATTTCTCGTAAAGCCATGCTTGGGCATCTCCCATACCTTTCCCCCGATAATCGTTTTTCCGTTTCTGAGGTTTCCGATAATGGGGAAGAGGAGAGGGGAGCAACTGGACCAGACCTTAGGATTTCGCTGCCAGATATATTCTGTGCCCTGCTCGTCCATAAAAGAGATGAGCTGTGCCCCCAGACTGTCCACCCGGGCAGAGATACCATTGTTGGTGATTTCATAGATCATAAAAGAAAACCTCCTTGCTTGTCTTAGGATCTTCTTATTCATTCCTCCAGGAAAAAGCTGTCCTGGGAGGAAAGAACAGGTTCTGGTTCCAGTATAATTGGTTTTTACAGAAGAATCAAGAAACATCAGATACTTTGCGAAACAGAGGAGTTCTGGTATACTGATAGACAGGGAAAAAATACAAATCAGGAAGAGCAGTTAAGAGACCGGAAAACTTTACAGAAGGTCTTCAACTGCGGACAAGGGAGGTACAGACAGATGAAGCAGTCTGAGAGATGGATGGAGGAAGGAAAAACCGGAAATACCGCAAAGCAGCCGGGGATTACGGACAGTCACGCGCACCTGTGTTCGAGACAGCTTTTTCCCAGATGGGAGGAAGTGGTGAGGGAGGCCAGAAAAGCCGGAATTGAGAAGATCCTCATTGTCTGCACCGAGGTGGAGGAGGCCAGAAAGGCCAGCAGAATGGCAGAAGGAGATCCCATGTTTGATGTGGCAGCAGCCTTTTATCCAAATGATATCCTGAAGGTGACAGACAGAGACTGGGAAGAGATGGAACAGCTTATACGAAGCCCTCAGATCAAAGTGGTGGGGGAGATAGGAATGGATTATTACCCCTATGAGAATCCCGTCCCGAAGGAGATGCAGAAGCAGGCCTTCATTCGCCAGATGCGCCTGGCCAATGAGCTGGGAAAGCCGGTTTCCATTCATATGCGGCTGGCTACGGAGGACACCCGAAGCTATATGAAAGAATATCTGCGTGTTCCGGGAATCATGCACTGCTACAGCGGAGGATACCGGGCTATGGGAGATTTCCTGGATATGGGAATGTACATTTCTTTTTCGGGAAATATTACCTTTGAGCTGGAGGATGAGGAAACACAGAGAGCGGTGAGAGAGGTTCCCATGGACAGGATTCTGATAGAAACAGATGCTCCTTCTCTGACGCCGGCTCCTGTTCAGGACAGAGAGAATGAGCCGAAATATATCACCCATGTGATCGACCATATCTGCCGCCTGAGAGGAATCGAACGGGAAACGCTGATCCATGCTTCTTCAGAAAACTATAAAAGACTCATAGAAAAGGGGAGATAACAGATGAATCCAATGGATATGATGAAATTTGCCGGAATGTGGGCCGGCTTTCGGGATAGACATCCAAAGATACCGATGTTTTTTAAGAAGGCCTCGGAAACGGGAGCCTTCTGCGCAGGAACCGTTCTGGAGCTTACCATCAAAACCTCTGAGGGAAAAGAAATGACAGCAAATATGAAGATACTTCCAGAGGATGTGGACCTTCTGAAGCAGATCGCGGGTGTGAAAGGAAAATAAAAGGAAGACAGAAAGATAAAAAAAGAATAAAACAAGACAGAAGGAAGGCAGTCAGCCGCTTCGGTTATGGAAAGACCGGGCGGCTGATTTTTTATGCTAATTTTTTGATTTTTTCTGTGTATTTTTGAAAAAGGTATAAAAGAAAGCTAATTATTGAAATATATCCAATAATTGATATGGTATAGTAATTTGGAAAAAATTTCAAGAAATGGAGAAAATTGCAATGAAAAAAATGAAAATGACAGAAGCTAAAATGGAAGCCTACCGCATTTATCTGATGGAATCAGAAAAAAGTCCGTCAACCATTGAAAAATATCTGAGAGATATCCGTAATTTTTATCAGTTTTTGCCAGAAGAAAAAATCATTGACCGGGAAGCAGTGCTCCTTTACAAGCGGCAGCTGATTCCAAAGTACCAGATAAGCAGCGCCAATTCCATGATTATTGCAGTCAACGGCTTTTTAAGCTTTATGGGGCTGGAAGAGCTGAGAGTAAAGGTATTCAAATTTCAGCGGGCCATGGTCAGTGATCCGGAGAGAGAGATACAGCGGGAGGAGTATATTCGGCTGGTGGAAGAGGCAGAGCGGATGGGAAAAAGCAGGCTGAGCCTAATCCTCCAGACGCTGGGAGCCACCGGAATCCGCATCAGCGAGCTGGTCTGCATTACCAGAGAAGCAGTCAGTTCAGGGCGGGCAGCTGTAAACTTAAAGGGAAAGATGAGAGTAGTTATTCTTCCAAAAAGGCTGAGGGAGAAAATGGAAATATACTGCAGGGAAAATCAGATTTATTCAGGACCTGTTTTTGTCACAAGAGGAGGAAAGCCTGTTGACAGGAGCAATATCTGGTCAGAGATGAAAATCCTCTGCAAAACAGCAGGGATTAACGAAAAGAAAATATTTCCCCACAACCTCCGCCATCTGTTTGCAAGAATTTACTATAAAAATAATCACGATATTGTCTATCTGGCAGACATTCTGGGACACAGCAGTGTGGAAACCACAAGAATCTATACAAGTATCAGCGGATTTGAACATGAAAAAGTTCTTGAAGATATGGAGCTGATTATCTAAAAAATAGTCAGATGAAGAAAAAGTCGAGAAAATACAGCGAAATATGACAAAATAAGAATAATGTAGTAATAAAGCAACAAAAATTCCTAAGTTTCTTTTCAATATCTCATTGTATCAAAGGCTATCAGTAAAGTCAACAACGGAATTCTTATTTTGTAGTAAAAAATGGAAACCGGCGGACTGAAAGGAAGAAGAGAGATGCTCAGGAGAAAGGTAAAAGCAGAACTTACTGATGTGCACGCCCATATTCTTCCGGGAGTCGACGATGGAGCTGAAAGTCTGGAGGAAGCCAGACAAATGCTTCAGATGGCATATGACCAGGGGATCCGACGTATCATCGCAACCCCTCACTACCGGCGGGGACAGGATACAGCGCGGCTCAGAGAGCTGGCCCGGGAGCTTAAAAAAGAGGCAGAAAAGATAGACTCCGATTTTAGAATCTATTTAGGGCAGGAGCTTATGGATTCAGAGGAGCTTCTGGAAGATCTGAAAGAAGGAAGGGCCTTTACCATGGCAGGGAGCAGGTACATACTGATAGAATTTCAGCCTGTGGTTTCCTTCAGCCATATGTGCCAGCGCCTCAGGCAGCTGCAGATGGCAGGGTATCTGCCTGTCATAGCACATATGGAGCGGTATGAGTGTCTGAAAAGAGGGGAAAGAGTCAGGGATCTGATTCAGGCAGGGAATTTTACACAGATGAATTTCTCCAGCCTTCAGGGAAATCCCCTTCACAAAAATACCAGGTGGTGCAGGAGACAGGTTTTAGATGGAAACGTGCATCTGCTGGGAACTGATATGCACCATATCAATCAGAGAACACCGGATATAAAGAAAGCAGTCAGCTGGCTGAGCAGAAACTGCACACGGAGCAGGCTGTACTGGATGGTCTGGAAAAATCCGGCTTACATCATTAAGAAAAAAGAAGGAATGGGCAGGTAGAGGGAGATGGAAAAAAACAGATATGAGGAAAACGACGAGATTGATCTGTTGGAATTATTTTATGAATTAAAGAAAAAGCTGTGGCTGATTATTCTGGCAGCCATAATCGGCGGAGGGGCATTTGGACTGTACAGCAAGATGATTCTTGTTCCCAAGTACACATCCACAGCCATGATGTATGTTCTATCAAAAGAAACTACTCTGACATCTCTGGCAGATCTCCAGATAGGCAGCCAGCTGACTCAGGATTACAAGGTGATGATAACCAGCCGTCCTGTTCTGCAGCAGGTGGTTGATGAGCTGGGGCTTGAATATGGTTATAAAGCACTGAGAGAAAAACTCACCATCGACAATCCGAAAGATACAAGAATCCTTACCCTGTCGGTAGAGGATCCCGATCCGATCCTGGCGGCAGATATTGTAAACACGGTTGCAGAATGTTCCTCTGAGTATATCGGGGAGATAATGGAGATGATTCCTCCTAAGATTGTGGAGGAGGGCGAGGCGGCCGTCGCACCGACCAGCCCTAATGTTAAGAAAAATGCCGTTATGGGAGCAGCAGGCGGAATCTTTCTGGTCTGTGCTTTCGTTGCAGTCCGCGTGATTGTGAACGACACTGTGAAGACAGAGGAGGATGTGGAGAAATATCTGAAACTGTCTGTACTGGCGTCTGTTCCGGAAAAGGATAAAGGAAAGAGAGGGCAGCGCTGATTATGGGAAAGATGATGAAGGTGGTGAATATCCACACAGATGAAAACAGGGATTTCCGCTTTGAGGAAGCGATTAAGACGCTGCGCACCAATATCCAGTTCAGCGGCCCCGACATTAAGACGGTTATGTTTACAAGCGCTGTGCCGGGCGAGGGAAAAAGTCAGATTACCATATCAGAGGCCATGTCCCTGGCAGGGCTTGGTAAAAAGGTACTGGTGGTAGATGCAGACATTAGAAAAAGTGTTCTCCTTACACGATACCAGGTAGAACAGGAGGTACACGGGCTTACGGAGTATCTGAGCGGTCAGAGGCAGATGGAGGAGGTGATCTGCACCACAGACATCCAGGGGATGGATATTATTTTTGCAGGCCCGTACTCGCCGAACCCGTCAGAGCTTCTGGCGGAGCCTCTGTTTAAAGAACTGATTCTAAAAAAGAGAGAAGAATATGATTATATTCTGATCGATACGCCTCCTATGGCAGGCATTACGGACGGAGCTATCATCTCCACGGTATGTGACGGAGCAGTTCTGGTGATAGCGGCAGGAACGGTCAGCCGCAGGATTGAGAGGAGAATCAAGGAGCAGCTGGAAAAGAGCGGCTGCCGGATTTTAGGAGCAGTACTTAATAAGGTTACATCAGAGCATGGAGGCTATTACGGGAAGCGATACAGGAAGTACTATGGCTATGGTGCGGAGAAGTAATCTGGCAGACAGAACGGACGGACAGCGCGGGGGAGAGATAAGCCAGTCATAACAGATTCAAATAAATTGAAAAGAGTGAGTGGTATGAAAAAGAACAAACGAAGGAAAAGGCTGATAATTTTATTCATGGTGCTGATGATTGGGGCAGCTGCGGCAATGCTGAGCAGCCGTTTGGGTATCAGCGGCAGCGGAGAACAGGGAGGCCCGCGATGGGATATTTTAGCAGCAGAAGGACTGCTGCTGGCGGGGGGCTATGGTCTGGCTCTGGCTGCTGGAGGAGAGGGCAGAAAACGTTTGAGAAAGGACGTGTCTTCTCATGTCGGTTAAAAACCGCTCCTTTTATATTTTGATCGATCTGGCAGCGATGGCGGCGGCGTATGTGATGACACAGCTGGCCCTGTACGGCTCCTTGCCGGCCAGGATGAAATGGTACGGCCTTACAATGGTGCTGGGAGTTTATCTGGTATCGGATCTGTTCTTCGGACATGAGAAGCCGCTGGCGGAGGAAAGCGCTGTGGAAACTTTTCTGGACGTGGTGAGGCAGACGGTCTATATGGCCTTTCTGTTTGCCCTCCTCTTGTTCTTGCTGGGGCAGAGAGGCGGGGATACAAGACTGTTTTTCGTCCTCCTGGTGCTGTTTTCCTTTGGATGTCTTTACCTCGGCAGAATTTACTGCAAGGCAGTGATCTTCAATTACTATGGAAATGAAAAAAACAGAACCCGCCTTTTAATCTTTGCAAATCCGTCGAATGTGCAGAAGGCTATGGGCCGGCTCGCCGCCTCCAACCTGTATATGTATGAGCTGATAGCCCTGGTGATCATGGACCGTGAGGGAAAGAACCCTGAGCTGTATCTGATCAGGCCAAAAGATACAGGAGGATATGAGAGGAAAAGCACTTCAGACTTTGATCTTACCGAGTATCTCAAGCGCCAGGCAGTAGATGAAGCCCTGATCAGCCTGCCGGACAGCAGCAGGGAATGCATCAGCAGCCTTTTAGAGAAGCTGCAGTGTATGGGGATTGTCGTCCATGTGGCGGCCAGCAGCCTGGGACTCTCAGAGGAGGAAAAGCAGATAGGAGAGCTTGGACTCTACCGGGTTCTGACCTACGGCCCCCGAATTTTCCGTCCCTCTGAACTGATATTAAAGAGGGCCATGGATATTCTGGGAGCAGCTGTGGGGATTTGCCTGACCGTTTTAATCGGACTCTTCGTCGTTCCGGCCATCAAGCTGGAGTCTCCTGGGCCGGCTGTTTTTAAGCAGACCCGCATTGGGAAAAACGGCCGGAAGTTTTCGATTTATAAGTTTCGTTCCATGTACATGGATGCGGAGGAGCGAAAGAAGGAACTTATGAAGCAGAATGAGATGGAAGGGTTCATGTTTAAGATGAAGGACGACCCGAGAATTACGAAGGTAGGAAAGTTTATCAGGAAAACGAGTATAGACGAGCTTCCGCAGTTTTTTAATGTGCTGCGGGGAGATATGAGCCTTGTGGGAACGAGGCCTCCGACCGTGGACGAGTTTGAGCGCTATGAGGAGCATCACAAAAGGCGCCTTTCGCTCCGGCCTGGGATTACAGGCATGTGGCAGGTAAGCGGACGCAGCGACATCCAGAATTTTGAGGATGTGGTGAGGCTGGATCTGGAGTACATAGACAACTGGTCTGTCTGGCTGGATATTAAGATCCTCTTTCAGACAGTCTTTGTTGTCCTTCTCCACAGGGGGGCAGAATGACAGAAAATAAAAAAAGGCAGAGATGGTTGGCGGCAATTCTGAGAATTTTCGTGTTTGCCGCGGCGGTAGGGTTTGTCACCTTTTCAGTCCAGTCTTATCAGAAAAAAAAGGAAGCAGAGATGACGGCTGAAATGCGGAAAAGCGAAAGAGAGAAAAATGGCCTCCAGACAGGAGACAGGGAGGCTGTCAGAGTTTATAACGGAAAGGAATACAGACAGAATACTCTGAACACTGTGATTCTCTGTGTGGGAGTTGACACAAGCGGGGCTGTAGAGCAGCAGAAGGTTTCCGGCGCGGGAGGGCAGGCAGATGTGATGGCCCTTCTGATACAGAACCGGGCGACAGACGAGGTAAATATTCTCACCATTCCGAGAGACACCATGACAGAGATCAGGCTGTTTGATCTGAATGGAAATTATCTGGGAACGGATGTACAGCACCTGAACCTGGCCTACGGCTACGGAGACGGAGAGCAGGAGAGCTGTGAGCTTCTCACAGAGGCAGTGGAAAATCTGCTGGGGGGAGTGGAGATAGACGGGTATGTTTCCGTCAATATGAGCGCAATCCCTGTTTTGAACGATCTGGTGG is part of the Clostridium sp. M62/1 genome and harbors:
- a CDS encoding tyrosine-type recombinase/integrase, which encodes MKKMKMTEAKMEAYRIYLMESEKSPSTIEKYLRDIRNFYQFLPEEKIIDREAVLLYKRQLIPKYQISSANSMIIAVNGFLSFMGLEELRVKVFKFQRAMVSDPEREIQREEYIRLVEEAERMGKSRLSLILQTLGATGIRISELVCITREAVSSGRAAVNLKGKMRVVILPKRLREKMEIYCRENQIYSGPVFVTRGGKPVDRSNIWSEMKILCKTAGINEKKIFPHNLRHLFARIYYKNNHDIVYLADILGHSSVETTRIYTSISGFEHEKVLEDMELII
- a CDS encoding CpsB/CapC family capsule biosynthesis tyrosine phosphatase; this encodes MLRRKVKAELTDVHAHILPGVDDGAESLEEARQMLQMAYDQGIRRIIATPHYRRGQDTARLRELARELKKEAEKIDSDFRIYLGQELMDSEELLEDLKEGRAFTMAGSRYILIEFQPVVSFSHMCQRLRQLQMAGYLPVIAHMERYECLKRGERVRDLIQAGNFTQMNFSSLQGNPLHKNTRWCRRQVLDGNVHLLGTDMHHINQRTPDIKKAVSWLSRNCTRSRLYWMVWKNPAYIIKKKEGMGR
- a CDS encoding sugar transferase → MSVKNRSFYILIDLAAMAAAYVMTQLALYGSLPARMKWYGLTMVLGVYLVSDLFFGHEKPLAEESAVETFLDVVRQTVYMAFLFALLLFLLGQRGGDTRLFFVLLVLFSFGCLYLGRIYCKAVIFNYYGNEKNRTRLLIFANPSNVQKAMGRLAASNLYMYELIALVIMDREGKNPELYLIRPKDTGGYERKSTSDFDLTEYLKRQAVDEALISLPDSSRECISSLLEKLQCMGIVVHVAASSLGLSEEEKQIGELGLYRVLTYGPRIFRPSELILKRAMDILGAAVGICLTVLIGLFVVPAIKLESPGPAVFKQTRIGKNGRKFSIYKFRSMYMDAEERKKELMKQNEMEGFMFKMKDDPRITKVGKFIRKTSIDELPQFFNVLRGDMSLVGTRPPTVDEFERYEEHHKRRLSLRPGITGMWQVSGRSDIQNFEDVVRLDLEYIDNWSVWLDIKILFQTVFVVLLHRGAE
- a CDS encoding TatD family hydrolase; the protein is MKQSERWMEEGKTGNTAKQPGITDSHAHLCSRQLFPRWEEVVREARKAGIEKILIVCTEVEEARKASRMAEGDPMFDVAAAFYPNDILKVTDRDWEEMEQLIRSPQIKVVGEIGMDYYPYENPVPKEMQKQAFIRQMRLANELGKPVSIHMRLATEDTRSYMKEYLRVPGIMHCYSGGYRAMGDFLDMGMYISFSGNITFELEDEETQRAVREVPMDRILIETDAPSLTPAPVQDRENEPKYITHVIDHICRLRGIERETLIHASSENYKRLIEKGR
- a CDS encoding aldose 1-epimerase family protein translates to MIYEITNNGISARVDSLGAQLISFMDEQGTEYIWQRNPKVWSSCSPLLFPIIGNLRNGKTIIGGKVWEMPKHGFTRNTQFHLLNRTESSVTLGMSDSDFPEDSFPFAFEFSITYSLDGKTLTFFTEIRNPADRELPFCYGLHPAIRCPLFAGESFDDYVIRFGRPQLRGYRAYDLEKLQFDKNSEHPFPGSGTDISLSHSLFSEDALWFDRPDSHEVSIINPRSGRGIHAHFEDFATVAFWTKPVPEAEYICIEPWNGSSACSDEDDEFLHKNHLRILKKGEQASYRLSLEILQEYV
- a CDS encoding YfcC family protein; amino-acid sequence: MGSMKTRLQNIRMPHTYVILTMILLVVVGLTYIIPAGEYTRILDPASAREIVEAGSFHYVEGKRPGLFGIFLALQRGYVDAADILFLIIFAYGYVYMLIDNGTLNALINGLIRMLGRRTFLIIPVGMTAFGVLGSTMGIFEEVYGLVPVFAGIAVALGYDVIVGGAIVFVGVATGFAAATLNPFSVGIAQSIAGVPMFSGLLFHAAVFVVFQTAAILYVMWYADRIKKNPEKSVLWGEKTDILPAYERREEPMTVRQWICILMFLGALGMLLYGTTQLDWGINEIAAMFLMMMIFTGIVGGYGATRICRTFIESTKGMISSVLVVGFTRGILLVMQDARIADTVVFYLSQLLSGQSRVVSSVGMLMIQNVINFFITGSSSQAAITMPIMAPVADLVGVSRQTAVLAYMFGDGFSDMFWPTACALECGLMGIPISKWYKFMTPLFGGMIVLQVLFIIISVYVFV
- a CDS encoding LCP family protein, which produces MTENKKRQRWLAAILRIFVFAAAVGFVTFSVQSYQKKKEAEMTAEMRKSEREKNGLQTGDREAVRVYNGKEYRQNTLNTVILCVGVDTSGAVEQQKVSGAGGQADVMALLIQNRATDEVNILTIPRDTMTEIRLFDLNGNYLGTDVQHLNLAYGYGDGEQESCELLTEAVENLLGGVEIDGYVSVNMSAIPVLNDLVGGVTVTIDDPGMEGRDPSLPYGETVTLHGKQAETYVRYRDTDVSQSAISRMDRHRTYAKGWMEQAEKEQQKDSQFLGKTFDALQEYMVTDLNKDAYLDAGLAAMGTENLFGGDHFFTVPGEGTEGLVYDEFYPDGEAFEEMIIELFYRET
- a CDS encoding CpsD/CapB family tyrosine-protein kinase, producing the protein MGKMMKVVNIHTDENRDFRFEEAIKTLRTNIQFSGPDIKTVMFTSAVPGEGKSQITISEAMSLAGLGKKVLVVDADIRKSVLLTRYQVEQEVHGLTEYLSGQRQMEEVICTTDIQGMDIIFAGPYSPNPSELLAEPLFKELILKKREEYDYILIDTPPMAGITDGAIISTVCDGAVLVIAAGTVSRRIERRIKEQLEKSGCRILGAVLNKVTSEHGGYYGKRYRKYYGYGAEK
- a CDS encoding YveK family protein, producing MEKNRYEENDEIDLLELFYELKKKLWLIILAAIIGGGAFGLYSKMILVPKYTSTAMMYVLSKETTLTSLADLQIGSQLTQDYKVMITSRPVLQQVVDELGLEYGYKALREKLTIDNPKDTRILTLSVEDPDPILAADIVNTVAECSSEYIGEIMEMIPPKIVEEGEAAVAPTSPNVKKNAVMGAAGGIFLVCAFVAVRVIVNDTVKTEEDVEKYLKLSVLASVPEKDKGKRGQR